In Rattus norvegicus strain BN/NHsdMcwi chromosome 3, GRCr8, whole genome shotgun sequence, a genomic segment contains:
- the Arl5a gene encoding ADP-ribosylation factor-like protein 5A isoform X1 has protein sequence MNEVVHTSPTIGSNVEEIVVNNTRFLMWDIGGQESLRSSWNTYYTNTEFVIVVVDSTDRERISVTREELYKMLAHEDLRKAGLLIFANKQDVKECMTVAEISQFLKLTSIKDHQWHIQACCALTGEGLCQGLEWMMSRLKIR, from the exons ATGAATGAAGTTGTACATACATCTCCTACAATAGGAAGCAATGTGGAAGAGATTGTGGTTAATAATACACGTTTCCTGATGTGGGATATTGGTGGCCAAGAATCCCTTCGTTCTTCCTGGAACACTTATTATACTAACACAGAG tTTGTAATAGTTGTGGTGGACagcacagacagagaaagaatttcTGTAACTAGAGAAGAGCTCTACAAAATGCTAGCCCACGAG GACCTAAGGAAAGCTGGGTTGCTGATTTTTGCTAATAAACAAGATGTTAAAGAATGCATGACAGTAGCAGAAATCTCCCAGTTTTTGAAGCTCACTTCTATAAAAGACCACCAATGGCATATCCAAGCATGCTGTGCTCTCACTGGCGAGGG gTTATGCCAAGGACTTGAATGGATGATGTCACGGCTGAAGATCAGATGA
- the Arl5a gene encoding ADP-ribosylation factor-like protein 5A, which yields MGILFTRIWRLFNHQEHKVIIVGLDNAGKTTILYQFSMNEVVHTSPTIGSNVEEIVVNNTRFLMWDIGGQESLRSSWNTYYTNTEFVIVVVDSTDRERISVTREELYKMLAHEDLRKAGLLIFANKQDVKECMTVAEISQFLKLTSIKDHQWHIQACCALTGEGLCQGLEWMMSRLKIR from the exons ATGGGAATTCTCTTCACCCGGATCTGGAGACTGTTCAATCACCAGG AGCACAAAGTTATTATTGTTGGGCTGGACAATGCCGGGAAGACTACCATCCTTTACCAGTT TTCCATGAATGAAGTTGTACATACATCTCCTACAATAGGAAGCAATGTGGAAGAGATTGTGGTTAATAATACACGTTTCCTGATGTGGGATATTGGTGGCCAAGAATCCCTTCGTTCTTCCTGGAACACTTATTATACTAACACAGAG tTTGTAATAGTTGTGGTGGACagcacagacagagaaagaatttcTGTAACTAGAGAAGAGCTCTACAAAATGCTAGCCCACGAG GACCTAAGGAAAGCTGGGTTGCTGATTTTTGCTAATAAACAAGATGTTAAAGAATGCATGACAGTAGCAGAAATCTCCCAGTTTTTGAAGCTCACTTCTATAAAAGACCACCAATGGCATATCCAAGCATGCTGTGCTCTCACTGGCGAGGG gTTATGCCAAGGACTTGAATGGATGATGTCACGGCTGAAGATCAGATGA